The segment GGCACCGCTTGATCGTCTCCAGGTCGATCAACTGGAAGTGGAACTGCTGGCAGCGGCTGCGGATCGTCGCCGGAACCTTCTGTGGTTCGGTGGTGGCGAAGATGAACACGATGTACGGTGGCGGTTCCTCGATGGTCTTCAGAAGCGCGTTGAACGCGCTGATGGAGAGCATGTGGACCTCGTCGATGATGTAGATCTTGTACCGGCTGGACTGCGGCGGGAACATCACCTCGTCCTTGATCTGCCGGATGTCGTTGACGCTGGTGTTGGACGCGCCGTCGATCTCAATGACGTCCACGCTGTTGCCCGCTGCGATCTCCTTGCAATGGGTGCAGACGCCGCAGGGGTGGGCCGTCGGGCCGTGGTCGCAGTTCAGCGCTTTGGCAAGGATCCTCGCCGAGGTGGTTTTGCCCACGCCGCGGGGGCCGGAAAACAGATACGCATGGGCGATGCGCCCTTGTTCGATGGCGTTGGTGATGGTGGATACGACAAACTCCTGCCCGACCAGACTGTCAAAACCCTGGGGACGTTTTCGTGTCGCGGTTACTTCATATGCCATCGGGTGCTCCTCCCATCGGAGTATACCACGAACCGGAGGATCTCTGGTAGGCTTTGCGGGATACAAAAAGACCCAGCCAACAAATCACCCGTATCTCATGCATCATCCACTTACCGTTGCTACCTTCCGGTCCTGGCGGGGTTGGGTGGCGGTGCATAGCACAGAATCTGCTGGCTGGGAGATTAAAACGGAGAGGGGGAGATTCGAACTCCCGGAGCCATTGCTGACTCATACCCCTTCCAAGGGTACACCTTCGACCACTCGGACACCTCTCCAGGTCGATACACTACAAGCGTCACCATCAAACGGGAAACCGAGAAATCGGAGAGAGGGGGATTCGAACCCCCGGTACCGAAAAACGATACAATGGATTTCGAGTCCATCTCCTTCGACCACTCGGACATCTCTCCAAGGTGACACGCTTCATTGAGGCTGAAAGGATTCGAACCTTCGACAACCAGTTCCGCAAACTGATGCTCTATCCAGCTGAGCTACAACCTCATTGTAAAAAAACCAAAAACACAAAGACGGAGAAGGGGGGATTCGAACCCCCGGACCCGTTACCAGGTCAACTCCTTAGCAGGGAGCCCGATTCGACCGCTCTCGCACCTCTCCAAGGAATACTATTCGACCAGCGGCAATTACCGGAGAGAGAGGGATTCGAACCCCCGGAGACTTGCGCCTCGACAGTTTTCAAAACTGCTTCCTTCGACCACTCGGACATCTCTCCAAAATTGGAAATTGCAAAAGAACACAGATATCTTTCAGGCCGATTACCACCAGTCGGGTTTCCAATATAGTAACCTACCCCCCTTTTGTCAACCACTCACACCACAGCTCTGCCAACCTGCGACCGGTTGGGAAGCAAGCAGCAAAAGCGTCGGCGCTTCCGTGTTCGCCCAGGAGGAAAGAGAGGTGAGATACCGCCGCTGTTCGTCCGGGGAAAGGCCCTTCAAGGGATCATCCAGCACCAGGCTGGGAGGATTGGCCGCGATGGCCTTGGCAAGCAAAACAAACGCCTCTTCCCCGGGGGTGAGCGTCTCCGTGGCCTTGGAAGCCAAAGCATAACATCCCAGTCGCCGGAGAGCCAGTTCTGCCGCTTCCTTGAGCGGTGAGACCGCCTGGGACACGGTGAAACCTTTGGGGAGCATGTGTTCCGTTACTGGCACGCCATGTTGCAGGAACTGCGTGCGAAGGGATTCCCTGGCCTGCTCGGTGGAATACCGGAACAAGGCCTGCTCCCCAGCCATCAGGTGGAACGAAACCGGATGGGGAATATCCGGTACCTGGAGCGGACCAAGGGAAAGAGGCTGTCCATGGTTCAGGCCTGCCTTGCGGCGAAGCAGCAGATAGGCGTCCTTGACGTCCATCGCATCGGTGATCATCCCCTCGGTGGCACATTGGATCCGTTCGGTACGCCTCTGGTAGGTCACCGTTTTCCCATGCACCTGGTACAGCCGGAGCGCCCCGTCGCTGATCAGATCCACGGCGATCTCCCCCAGACCGAGATACAGGCAGAGCGCGGCGGCCGCCTTGCCCTGGATGGTGTCGTGGATGGACAAGGTCTGGGGATCGAGCTGGTGGCGGGAAATGAAACGCTCCAGTTCAAAGAGGGGAAGCAGCCAATGTCCCTGGCTGCTCCAGACCATGCCACCTTCCTGCCATGCGGAAAGCGTTATTCCCGAGGGATTGGGATCGCGGAAGGATGGGGTGTTCATCCTTCGAACGCCTTGGCCGCGTCGGCCAGCGCCGTGGTGATGGGAAGGTGCTGGGGACAGGCCCGTTCGCACTGACGGCATCTGATGCATGCCGACGGACGTTCTTCCTCTTTGACGTTGTTCCGGAACCTTCGCATCAAGCCCGGGCTCATTCCGTACTGGGCCAGGTTGTTGTACAGGTTGAATACCAAAGGAATGTCAATCTTCTTCGGACAACCCGCCTTGCAGTACCCGCAGGCGGTGCAGGTGATGGCGATGGAATCCTTGATGATTTCCCGGGCTTTTTGGAGTGCCTGTTGTTCTTCCGCTCCCAGAAGGGGAAGGTCGGAACAGAGGGAGGTGTTCTCTTCTACCTGCTCCAGATCGCTCATGCCGGAGAGAATGGCGTGGACGCCGGAAAGCGAGGCGACGAACGCCAACGCCCACTGGACGTTGGACCACTGGGGATGGACGGCGCGGAGGATCGCCTCGGCCTTTTGGGGAATGGTGGCCAGGCATCCGCCCTTGATCGGCTCCATGATGATCACCTGCTTGCCATGGGAACGCGCCGTCTCGTAGCACGCCTCTGCCTGGACGGTGGCATCCTCCCAATCCATGTAGTTGATCTGCAGCTGCACGTATTCCACATCCGGTTGTTCGGTGAGGATCCGTTCCAACACATCCGCTTTGTCGTGGAACGAGAATCCGATGTGTCTTGCCTTTCCCTCGGTGCGGAGGGAGCGGAGGAAATCAAATCCTCCCAGGCGTTTGGCTTCCTCGTACCGGGACGCGTTCAACGCGTGGAGCCAGTAGTAATCGAAGAACGAGACGCCGCACCGCTGCAACTGTTCATGGAACAGCCTGGCGTAGTCTTCCGGGGATTTCACCAGCCAGACGGGCATCTTGTCCGTGATGGTGAACCGATCCCGGGGATGGCGCTTCACCACCGCTTCCCGGAACGCTTCCTCGCTTTTCCCGTTGTGATAGGGATAGGCCGTGTCAAAATAAGTGTACCCCTGCTGGAGGAACCGGTCGGCCATTCGGGAGAACAGTTCCAGGTCAATGCTGGTGGGATCCGAGGAATCCGTACAGGGAAGACGCATCAATCCAAATCCAAGGTTCGTTCGTGCCATGGACACCAGTGTACCACGGTTCACTTTTTCGGAAAAGAACGGTACGGTAGAGGCATGGCGTTTGATTTGTTCCATCCGATGAAAAAGCGAAAACAGAAGCCTGATCTTGTCCCGGACAGCGATGAGACCGTCCGGAAGATCAAAGACGTGGAGACGCTCAAGTCAGGCAAGCTCGCACGGCTTGCCATCCAGCTTGCCGGACACCTGGTCGAAACCTTCGGCCCCCGGCCTTCGTGCGGCCAGGCATGCCAGGACACGGCGGAGGCGTTGGAGAAGGAGTACCAGCCGTTCTGCGACGAAGTCCACGGCGAAGACGAAGAGCTGAAGCCAGAGGCGATGCATCTGCCTCTTCGGGTGCTTCCCTACCTGTATCCGGTACTGCTGGTCCTGCTCTGGGTCGGCCTTCCCCTGACGGCGACGTTGCTTTCCGTCGCCTTCGTGCTTTTGTCGTTTTCCCAATCGTTCCGCTATCGTCCCGTACTGGAGCGGTGGGTCAAACCCAAGAAAGGGCGCAACGTATGGGCGTCCATCAACCCATCCGGACCGGTCAGGCATACCATCATCTTTTCCGGACATCATGACAGCGCGCCGCTGACCCGTTTCTCCAAGGACGACAAGTGGCAGTACGCCAAGAGCGTGCTGCTCCCCGTCGGACTCTGCCTGCTTCTTGCCATCCAGGCGGTGGTTCAGACGCTCACCGAACTGTTTTCCGGCCGGATTCTCTCACTGAATCTTCCTCCCGCCGGGTTGATCATTCTCCTTGCCCTGCTCACCGCCGGTCTTCCGTTGGTCTTTCGCCTGCGGAAATTCTTCACCGGTGAGTTCTCCCCGGGAGCGGGGGACAACCTGGTCTCCAGTGCGCTTACCGTGGAGCTGGCCCGCTATGTTGACTGGAAGAAACGGTGTGGACAACCACTTTCCGCGACCCGGGTGGTCTTCGCCTCGTTCGATGGCGAGGAGGATGGCCTGTTGGGCAGCCGCGCCTGGTTTTTCCATCACAAGGATCTCCTGGAAGGGGACGTGGTGATGCTGAACTTCGACTGCCTGTACTATGCTGACCGCCTGATGTTCCTGGAGAAGGACATCAACGGACTGCAGCCGTTGTCCTCGAAGCTGGCCCGCCGGATGGTGGGGTTGGCCAAAGAGATGGGATATCCTGCCAAAAGCGGTTCCATTCCGTTCCTTGCCGGAGGTACCGATGCCGCTGAAGGCGCCCGGGCCGGCATCCAGGCTTGTACGCTGGTCGCCGTAGGCTGGGGGGATCGTTCCCACGCCGAGGTGTACCATACCAGTGAGGATACGGTGGACCACATCGAGGAGAAGGCGGTGGAGGAAGCGGTTTCGCTGGGCATCAAGCTGGTCGAACTGGTGGATGAGGACCGGCTGTTCTCTGAAGGGGAGGAGAAGAAAAAACCGGAGCCAGAGCCCCAGACGACGCCGACGCTCCGCTTCAAGCGTTCGGTGTGATCTCCACCGTCGCTTGTCCCCCGGTGGTGTCCGTGATGCGTTCCTGAAGCAATGCGGCCTGCGTGCGGGCAATGGTGCCGGTGATGGTCACATCGGTGGTGAATGCCGTGTCGGTGACGGTACCGCCGTATTCCTGGAGCAGCTTTTGGGCAAGGTCATACTGGCCGTAGGAAAGGACGATGCGGAAGGAGGCTTTCTCCACCAGCTCCTCCGTCTGGCACAGGGCGAGCACCGCCTTGGCCGCGTCTCCGTACGCCTGGACCAAACCTCCGGTTCCCAGGAGGGTTCCTCCGAAATACCGGACGACCAGCACGCAGATATCGGTGATCCCCGAGCCTTTGACCACTTCCAGCACCGGGCGTCCTGCGGTGTTTTTCGGTTCCCGGTCGTCGCTGGAGGAGAACAGCGTCCCCGCTTTGCCGATCACCGCGGCATGGACTACGTGGGTGGCGTCGGCATACTGGGTCTTGGTTTCGGCGACCAATCGCTTGGCCTCTTCCAAGGACGGACAGCGCCGCGCGATGGCGATGAACCGGGAACGTTTCACTTCGATGGATGTGGAAGGTTCATTGGTCAGGATCCGCATGGCGCCACCTGTGGTTGAAGAAGTTTTCCTGGTCGGAAGGAATGCACGAGCAGATCGCCCGGGACGCTTCGTCCAGCCGGGCCATCTCGGAAGGAAGCAGGGAGAGGATGGATGCGGCGAGGTCGGCATCCAGCTGGGCTTTGGTGCGGGCCCCCAGGACCAGTTGGTCGAATCCTTGGGCAAGGCTCCACGCGATGGCCACCTGGGAAGGGGAGACCCCCTTTTCCTGGGCGATGGTGCGGAGCGTGTCGGTCAACGCGTGGAACGCGTCAGGGTGCTGATAGCAGTACAGGCGATCCCTGCCGTCCCTCGGCATCTGGTCATGATTTCCGCTGAGAGTCCCCAGCGCCAGCGGACTGTATCCGGAAAGCAGCATGCCATGGGCGGCACAGTACGCTTTCAGCTGGGGGATGTCCCGGTTCCACAGCAGGTTGCAGGGAACCTGCACCCAGCGGATGGGAAGGTCGGAGAGTTCTTCCAGTTGGGAAAGAGGCATGTTGGATACCCCGATGGCCCGTACGTTGCTCTGTTGTGCCATCGTCTCCAGGATCTCCCGTTGTCCTTGGATGGGATAGTGGAGGTACCAGAGATCCAGATAGGTGGTGCACAGTCGTGACAAGGTCGCTTCCAGATGCCGGCCGTTGGTTGTTTTGGACGCGATCCACAGTTCCTCCCGTTTGAGGGGGAATCGTTTCAGTTGTTGTCCGAGAAGCTGTTCGCTGCGT is part of the Sphaerochaeta sp. genome and harbors:
- a CDS encoding DUF1893 domain-containing protein — translated: MNTPSFRDPNPSGITLSAWQEGGMVWSSQGHWLLPLFELERFISRHQLDPQTLSIHDTIQGKAAAALCLYLGLGEIAVDLISDGALRLYQVHGKTVTYQRRTERIQCATEGMITDAMDVKDAYLLLRRKAGLNHGQPLSLGPLQVPDIPHPVSFHLMAGEQALFRYSTEQARESLRTQFLQHGVPVTEHMLPKGFTVSQAVSPLKEAAELALRRLGCYALASKATETLTPGEEAFVLLAKAIAANPPSLVLDDPLKGLSPDEQRRYLTSLSSWANTEAPTLLLLASQPVAGWQSCGVSG
- a CDS encoding aldo/keto reductase; the encoded protein is MARTNLGFGLMRLPCTDSSDPTSIDLELFSRMADRFLQQGYTYFDTAYPYHNGKSEEAFREAVVKRHPRDRFTITDKMPVWLVKSPEDYARLFHEQLQRCGVSFFDYYWLHALNASRYEEAKRLGGFDFLRSLRTEGKARHIGFSFHDKADVLERILTEQPDVEYVQLQINYMDWEDATVQAEACYETARSHGKQVIIMEPIKGGCLATIPQKAEAILRAVHPQWSNVQWALAFVASLSGVHAILSGMSDLEQVEENTSLCSDLPLLGAEEQQALQKAREIIKDSIAITCTACGYCKAGCPKKIDIPLVFNLYNNLAQYGMSPGLMRRFRNNVKEEERPSACIRCRQCERACPQHLPITTALADAAKAFEG
- a CDS encoding M28 family metallopeptidase, giving the protein MAFDLFHPMKKRKQKPDLVPDSDETVRKIKDVETLKSGKLARLAIQLAGHLVETFGPRPSCGQACQDTAEALEKEYQPFCDEVHGEDEELKPEAMHLPLRVLPYLYPVLLVLLWVGLPLTATLLSVAFVLLSFSQSFRYRPVLERWVKPKKGRNVWASINPSGPVRHTIIFSGHHDSAPLTRFSKDDKWQYAKSVLLPVGLCLLLAIQAVVQTLTELFSGRILSLNLPPAGLIILLALLTAGLPLVFRLRKFFTGEFSPGAGDNLVSSALTVELARYVDWKKRCGQPLSATRVVFASFDGEEDGLLGSRAWFFHHKDLLEGDVVMLNFDCLYYADRLMFLEKDINGLQPLSSKLARRMVGLAKEMGYPAKSGSIPFLAGGTDAAEGARAGIQACTLVAVGWGDRSHAEVYHTSEDTVDHIEEKAVEEAVSLGIKLVELVDEDRLFSEGEEKKKPEPEPQTTPTLRFKRSV
- a CDS encoding YigZ family protein, producing the protein MRILTNEPSTSIEVKRSRFIAIARRCPSLEEAKRLVAETKTQYADATHVVHAAVIGKAGTLFSSSDDREPKNTAGRPVLEVVKGSGITDICVLVVRYFGGTLLGTGGLVQAYGDAAKAVLALCQTEELVEKASFRIVLSYGQYDLAQKLLQEYGGTVTDTAFTTDVTITGTIARTQAALLQERITDTTGGQATVEITPNA
- a CDS encoding aldo/keto reductase — encoded protein: MATELALGTWEFGGGFGFWEDQDRAASIKTVHDAVRSGIRAFDAAPSYGAGRSEQLLGQQLKRFPLKREELWIASKTTNGRHLEATLSRLCTTYLDLWYLHYPIQGQREILETMAQQSNVRAIGVSNMPLSQLEELSDLPIRWVQVPCNLLWNRDIPQLKAYCAAHGMLLSGYSPLALGTLSGNHDQMPRDGRDRLYCYQHPDAFHALTDTLRTIAQEKGVSPSQVAIAWSLAQGFDQLVLGARTKAQLDADLAASILSLLPSEMARLDEASRAICSCIPSDQENFFNHRWRHADPDQ